CTCCAGAGTGCCATGTCACACTCGGAATGCTGGATCCTTGCCATCCCGACTCAGGCCGTCCGCTCTATACTCAAGCAACTGAGTGCCCAAAATGTCTCAAAAACTAAGGTCTCGGTCTGCAACGTGGCCAAGGGAATCGAGATTGAGTCTCTTCTCAGAATCAGCCAAATCGTCGAGCACGAGGCCCCCTGGATGCGATACTCCATTCTATCAGGCCCTACTTTGGCAAAAGAGGTCGCTCAAGGGCTTCCTGCGGCTGCGGCTGTCGCATCGTCCAGCCCATCGGAGGCTACGCTATGGCAGACAGTACTCAACGGATCGACCTTTCGAGTATACACCAGCACCGATGTCTGTGGCGTCGAAACTGGAGGAGCCCTGAAGAACGTCATCGCCATAGCATCGGGCATGGCTCACAGAATGCAGGCCGGGGACAACGCCACAGCCGCCCTTGTCACTCGGGGACTGGCAGAGATAACTCGCCTCGGAGTCGCCATGGGGGCCTACCCCATTACGTTGGCGGGGCTAGCCGGGATAGGCGACCTGATGGTCACGGCCTACAGTCGCCATTCCAGGAACTTTCGCCTGGGAATGGCTTTGGAGGAAGGCCTGCCCCTAGCAAAAGCTATGGAAACCCTTGGTCAGGTCGCCGAGGGAGCTTTCACCGTTCAGGCCGCCACGGCACTGGGCAAAAGGCTTGATGTGGATCTTCCCATATCACGGGCGGTCCATCGGGTGCTTTACGAGGGAGTTGCCCCAGCCTCAGCTATGCAGGACCTCATGGCTCGAGATCCCAAGCCAGAATACCCGATGGACATTTTCCGAGACTCAACTCGTTAAGAAAGGACGCTCGCCCCCATTGTGCAACGCGTTTTTATACTGTATACTCCCAGAGCTCAACAAAATAAAGGTTTTAAGAAAATATTTTTAACAGAACAATCCTGATTCTATTCTGAAAGGGATGATATCCGTGGTGTGGGCAAAGTTTTTTGAGGGTATTATGTTGATCTGTTTCGGAATGGCATGGCCAGCGTCTATATGGAAGAGCCTCACCTCCAAAAGCACCAAAGGCAAAAGTCTGCCGTTCCTTCTTATTATTCTCGTAGGATACGCCGCCGGCATCCTCAAATGCCTCTTGGAACCCCACATGCATTGGCCAGTGTTCGGGTTGTATTTCCTCAACTCGACCATGGTCAGCATCGACACAGCCCTCTATTTCCGAAACCGAAGAAGAGAGTTCCAAACCCAATAACGGTTATTATTGTCATAAAAAAAGCGAGTCCGGAAGAATCGGCTCGTCTTTTTTTATATGTCTTCCTATTCCAAAAAGTCTCGAAGGGTCTTACTTCGACTCGGGTGTCGGAGTTTTCTCAGGGCCTTGGCTTCAATCTGACGAATTCGTTCCCTCGTGACCCCAAATCGGCGCCCGACTTCCTCCAAGGTGTAAGCGCGACCGTCCTCCAGGCCGAAGCGATATCGAAGAACCTCTCGCTCTCTGTCAGAGAGCGCATTCAACAGCCCATCAATTTGTTCGTGCAGGAGGTTACACGCCGCAGCTTCCTCAGGAGAAGGCAGATCACGATCCTCAATGAAATCGCCAAGTTGGCTGTCCTCTTCTTCACCGATAGGGGTCTCCAGGGAGACCGGAAGCTGCGCTATTCGCCGGATATCCTCGACCTTGGTTGCCTCAATCTCCATGGCCTCAGAGATTTCCTCGTCCGTAGGCTCCCGACCGAGCCGCTGAACGAGTTGCCGAGAAACTCGGACCATCTTGTTGATGGTCTCCACCATATGAACAGGAATGCGAATAGTCCGTGCCTGATCGGCGATAGCTCGAGTGATGGCCTGGCGAATCCACCACGTGGCATATGTGCTGAACTTAAATCCTTTTCTGTAATCGAATTTCTCCACAGCTCTAATAAGACCGAGGTTTCCTTCCTGAATCAGGTCCAGGAAAAGCATGCCCCGTCCGATGTATTTTTTGGCTATACTGACCACCAATCTGAGGTTGGCATCAATTATTTTCTGCTTGGCATCCTGGTCTCCGTCCTCAACCCGCTTGGCCAAGGCAACTTCCTCGGATGCATCCAGCAGGGGAACTTTACCGATCTCCCGAAGATACATACGAACCGGATCGGTCAACGGGATATCGTCTAGTTTTCCCAATTCGTCTACATAGACAGCATCCCCGTCGGAGCTTCCAGATTCGCCGGCCTTGAGACGGGGGGCTCCGGCATCGACGACCTCAACTCCCATTTCCATGAGATTTTCGAAAACGTTCTCCAGAACCTCGGTGTTCCAGAACTCGACGGGAATATATTTTTCTATGTCTTTTTGAGTAACAAATCCACTTTTACGCCCCTGAAGGATAAGCTCACGAATTCGATCCATATACAGCTTGAGATCGTCTCTGGAAAAGCTCATCTCTCCTGTGGTCACGTTTTTTGCTTCTGGCATATCGAAAACACTACTCCCCCTGAATAAAGAACCCATACGTGCGAATAATCGAACGTGCCACTATCATCTTACCAATAAAAAACGCCGATCTCAACGACTCAGCCCAACCCAAGATCGACGAAAAAATCTGAATTCGAGGAAAAACATTTTCAAAAAAGGGGAGATATGTCCCACTCATCCGCACTCTAAAATCATTACCCCAAGGCAAATCGAACATCAAGCATCGGCGGCATAGCGACGTCTGGAGGAGGACCCACGACCTGCCTGGTCTCAGGCATCTCGAAGGAGTGAAGCACCGTCGAAATACGAAGATCCATGACATCGTCGGTCTCGTAGGAGACTGCCGAGCGACGAAAGCCGAACCGCTCAGCATAATATGGAATAGATCCGTCGCATGCCCCGTGAGAGATCATCCCCGATATCAATCCATCTAAAAAGGCCGTCTCGTCCTTCAATGGAAGGGGGGTGGTCATCATGATAATTTTTCGCACTCCCCGGGGCATAGATGAGCTTCGAAAAAGGCACTCGGTTACACCTGCAGTCAAAGCGCTTTCGCCCCCTTCGTTTCCATCCTCAAGGACAGTCGAGACGACATCTTCCATAGCCGGAGAGTAGCCAAACATGAGGGAAAACCCCAGAGAAAACCCTGAAATACCTTCAGGGTTTCCGTCCCACATCATGGTTCCGGCGATACCAGCCCCCAAACCACACACATAGAGGAACTCGCTTCCCAGTGCCAAAGCCCCACAGGCAAGGCGAACCATCTGTTCTCCCTGTATTTGGTTTGCCGAGACAGGGCACCAATCCATATCGTAGGGAAACAGATCAGACACCTCGAAGTCCAGGTCATTTTCCCAGTAGGGCAGGCGATTCATTCCCATTCTCCCCTCGTACAGAAAAGAGGCGGCCACCTCAGGTGACCGCCCTCGAAAAAGATCATATCGAGAGTTGTCAATCCGTCACCAGCACCCCTTGTCGACCTCGGAGCAGCGAACAAACTCTCTCCACAAGGTCACCGATCTCGGGCTTTGTAATTTGAGAGTCGGCACCGATACTCGCCGCCTTACGTCGTATATCCTCCGACATGATTGACGAGAAGATAACGACTGGCATGGCCCGGTGTTGTTCATCCTCCTTGACCAAGCGAGTCAGGGCAAAACCATCCATCTTAGGCATCTCAATGTCGGATATGAGCAGGTCAAAGTGCCCCGGTTCCTCCTCACTGATCCGATCCCAAGCGGCCTTACCATGCCCAACACTTTCCACGTTATGGAAGCCTCCCTGAGCCAAGACATCCATGACCTGACGTCGTATCAGGGGTGAGTCCTCAGCGACCAGAAGACGATACTGATCCAAGTTGCCCAGCCCTTGTGTCAGAATCTCAGCCTGAGTCTCGCTCAACCGATACTGCGACATGAGGGACGGGTTCACCGTCTGAACGATACGCTCGTAGTCGAGAAGAATGATGTTCCGCTCGTCCCGCTTGATAACGTACAGGGAGTTTTCACCCAGAAACGTCCCGGTCAAAGAGGCATCTAACTCGTCCGAGTTGATTCGATAGATTCTCTCGACGGCATCCACCACAAAACCAAGTTTTATCTCGTTGAACTCGGCAATGATGATCTTGCTGTCCTCTCGCGAAACGCTTGCCTCGATCTTGAGGTATTTCCCCAAGTCGACCAACGGAAGAACCTCGCCTCGAACCGTCGTGATCCCCACCATGGATGGATTAGCGTCTGGTACTTCCCGACAGCCTGTCCAGCGGAGAATCTCCCGGGTTTTATCCACGTTGATAGCAAAAGCCTGATGTCCCAAGTAAAAGACCACTACCTGCCATTCATTGGTGCCGACCTCAGTGAGGACCTTGTCGTTCAACCGCATAGCCACAACCCCCATTCGCACAGGTCACAAAAATCGATTATAGTGTACCACAAAACAACACACACTCCGCACATGAAGACAAAAGACTCCCCGTTATGCTATAGTCTCATCATGCTCGTATCTCGGCTCTTTTTCAACAATATTTTAAATTCAAAACACAACAAAAACGATCAAGTCTGCACAAACAGGAAAAAGGAGGATACTCCATAATGAACCGTCATACATTGCAAGTACTCATAATTCTGATCCTCGGACTAACCACCGTCATCGTCGGTCTTACATACCTGCCCACCATCACTGACTGGATCGTGAGGACTGTGGGCTCAATGGGGTACCTCGGTGTCATGCTTCTTATGGCTCTTGAGTCGTCGTTTTTCCCGTTTCCCAGCGAGGTCATTATACCGCCGGCGGGGTATCTGGCAGCCCAGGGAGAGATGAATCTGACCTTGGTGATACTGCTGGGCATCATCGGGAGCCTCCTGGGGGCTCTGTTCAACTACTGGATCTCCATGACAGCGGGACGACAATTCTTTGAACGATATGGCCGACTGTTTCTGGTCTCTACGAAAACACTGGAAAAAGCGGAGCGATTCTTCACCCGCCACGGGCATGTCAGCACTTTTGTCGGACGACTTCTGCCGGGCATCCGTCAGTATATCTCCCTGCCAGCGGGTATCGCCCGAATGCCCCTGATCCCCTTCTCCATCTGGACATCCCTGGGGGCCGGTATCTGGGTGACCATTCTGGCCCTGCTGGGTTACTGGATTGGCAACCACGGGAACGAGATTCACCAATGGATGCACAAAATCTCCATAGGCCTGGTGATCATCTGCATGTTCGTGATCGGCCTTTACGTGTTCACGGTGCGTCGCTCCCGTCAGAAGACCCCCTGAAAGTTCGGGCTAGGCTATGGTTCGAAGCAAGGCCAAGAGAAGACCAGGGTAGCCGATGGGAGTCTCGGCAATGGCACCACTGAAGCGCTCGATTATTTGACGAGCTTTTTTGTAGTAGCGCCGATCATCTGTCATAAACCAGAGAGTCACCAGGTTTCCCGCCATAACGGAGTTCCCCGACAGCAAGTCTTCGTCCCATGCTTTTGAACGAGCAAACAGCAACCCCTCATCGTCGGTTTGAGAGAGGCAATAGCCACCGTCACCATCGTCGAATAAAGCATCACAGCGTTCGAGATACTCTTGGGCTACGGTAAGCCACCGCTGCCCCCCCGTGGATCGGGAGGTCTCCAACATCCCCCAAATAATGTTCGCATAGTCATCCAAATTAGCCGGAATTCCGCTCGCATGCTCCAGTTCGGAGTCCCGAAACCGGTGACACTCCCGGACAGCCATATCCGTGTATATTGGCCTGTTCATGAGCCTTCCGCATCGAGCCAAAGCAGCAATCATAAGGCCGTTCCAGTCGGTGAGGACCTTTTCGTCCCTCTGGGGCGCCGTCCTATCGCTTCGAAAAGACTTCAGGACTTGACGGCTCTTGTTGAGAAGAACCTCCAGGTTTTCAGGGCTCGAAAATCTTTCTTTCTCGGCCAGAACGTCCAGGGAGTCAACCAAGAAAAGAGCGTTGGTGCCGGATGATATTCCCTGTTCATCGACGTAATTCCCTGCCTCGGTCACACCGTAGCACCGACAAAACAAGGGCGCTTCAGTGCCCAATACATCATAAATCTCCCTGGCAGACCAAAGATAAAAATCGGGAACCGAGGCATGAGAGGCAAAGAAGCCTTTCTCCGAAGAATACAGATTCAGGAGTACATACGCTAAGATCTCGTCAACCACCCGACGGTACGAAATCTTTTGATATTTATCAAACCCCTCAGCATAAGCGACTGCCATCATAGCCTGATCGCTGAGCATTTTTTCGAAATGAGGATGCCGCCAGGCCCGATCAACAGAGTATCGATGGAAGCCCCCTCCCAGATGGTCTCGAATGGCTCCCATCGCCATTGCGTCCAACGTGGCCTGACAGATCTCGTTGCAACGATCACAGTGGATGGCCCGTCCTATCTCAGACAAAAACAGGAGCCGTTGAACCGTAGGGAACTTGGGACCTTCGCCGAAGCCGCCCCACCGAGCATCAAAAATAGCCTGCAAACCCAAAGACGCCTCTCGGATGGTGTTGTCGGTCGGAACCCCTCCCCCCCTCCGGGGCCCCTCACAAAGGGATTGAAGAATTTCCCCAGAAGCTCGACGAAGAGACTCGTTCTCGACCTGCCAAAGCCATTTGAT
This region of Dethiosulfovibrio peptidovorans genomic DNA includes:
- a CDS encoding DedA family protein codes for the protein MNRHTLQVLIILILGLTTVIVGLTYLPTITDWIVRTVGSMGYLGVMLLMALESSFFPFPSEVIIPPAGYLAAQGEMNLTLVILLGIIGSLLGALFNYWISMTAGRQFFERYGRLFLVSTKTLEKAERFFTRHGHVSTFVGRLLPGIRQYISLPAGIARMPLIPFSIWTSLGAGIWVTILALLGYWIGNHGNEIHQWMHKISIGLVIICMFVIGLYVFTVRRSRQKTP
- a CDS encoding glycerol-3-phosphate dehydrogenase, which encodes MNTITVFGAGSWGTALAMLLARGGRKVTLWCRSKKQAERVTSLGENARYLPGIPIPSDVQTTDNLQSAMSHSECWILAIPTQAVRSILKQLSAQNVSKTKVSVCNVAKGIEIESLLRISQIVEHEAPWMRYSILSGPTLAKEVAQGLPAAAAVASSSPSEATLWQTVLNGSTFRVYTSTDVCGVETGGALKNVIAIASGMAHRMQAGDNATAALVTRGLAEITRLGVAMGAYPITLAGLAGIGDLMVTAYSRHSRNFRLGMALEEGLPLAKAMETLGQVAEGAFTVQAATALGKRLDVDLPISRAVHRVLYEGVAPASAMQDLMARDPKPEYPMDIFRDSTR
- the rpoD gene encoding RNA polymerase sigma factor RpoD, producing MPEAKNVTTGEMSFSRDDLKLYMDRIRELILQGRKSGFVTQKDIEKYIPVEFWNTEVLENVFENLMEMGVEVVDAGAPRLKAGESGSSDGDAVYVDELGKLDDIPLTDPVRMYLREIGKVPLLDASEEVALAKRVEDGDQDAKQKIIDANLRLVVSIAKKYIGRGMLFLDLIQEGNLGLIRAVEKFDYRKGFKFSTYATWWIRQAITRAIADQARTIRIPVHMVETINKMVRVSRQLVQRLGREPTDEEISEAMEIEATKVEDIRRIAQLPVSLETPIGEEEDSQLGDFIEDRDLPSPEEAAACNLLHEQIDGLLNALSDREREVLRYRFGLEDGRAYTLEEVGRRFGVTRERIRQIEAKALRKLRHPSRSKTLRDFLE
- a CDS encoding histidine kinase, whose protein sequence is MRLNDKVLTEVGTNEWQVVVFYLGHQAFAINVDKTREILRWTGCREVPDANPSMVGITTVRGEVLPLVDLGKYLKIEASVSREDSKIIIAEFNEIKLGFVVDAVERIYRINSDELDASLTGTFLGENSLYVIKRDERNIILLDYERIVQTVNPSLMSQYRLSETQAEILTQGLGNLDQYRLLVAEDSPLIRRQVMDVLAQGGFHNVESVGHGKAAWDRISEEEPGHFDLLISDIEMPKMDGFALTRLVKEDEQHRAMPVVIFSSIMSEDIRRKAASIGADSQITKPEIGDLVERVCSLLRGRQGVLVTD